From a single Falco rusticolus isolate bFalRus1 chromosome 17, bFalRus1.pri, whole genome shotgun sequence genomic region:
- the OLFML3 gene encoding olfactomedin-like protein 3 codes for MGPWRCLLLLPLLAGALRAQQQQFMEYVERRLSLLEERISQWHDQSSRYSAELRDFKNQVLGMLETAEKERETMRSEAESAAVRVDRLEREVDYLETQNPAPPCVEVDETLMEKQVATAKQRKNEKYTKLTDCSDTIASVRAMKILKRFGSTSGLWTKDAAGNSEKIYVFDGTANDTVYVFPRMREFTLFSATRKAARIKLPYPWVGTGHLVYDGHLYYIRQQGPFQVIKFNLANKTVVDSSVFPAEEQIPVFGLSPFTYIEVAADEEGLWAIYATKEDEKNICLAKLDPTSLDIEQMWDTPCPRENAEGAFVVCGALHVVYNTRLPSRSRVQCVFDVSGTLSPEDASLVYFPKRYGSHSSMKYSPRERQIYAWDDGYQIIYRMEMKKKLEV; via the exons GAGAGGATCTCACAGTGGCATGACCAGAGCAGCCGCTACTCCGCAGAGCTGCGGGACTTCAAGAACCAGGTACTGGGAATGCTTGAGACAGCGGAGAAGGAGCGGGAGACAATGCGGTCGGAGGCAGAGAGCGCAGCCGTGCGTGTGGACCGACTGGAGCGTGAAGTGGACTACCTGGAAACGCAGAACCCCGCACCGCCCTGCGTGGAGGTAGATGAGACACTGATGGAGAAGCAAGTGGCCACGGCCAAGCAGAGGAAGAACGAGAAATACACCAAGCTGACAG ACTGCAGCGACACCATTGCCAGTGTCAGAGCCATGAAGATCCTGAAGCGTTTCGGCAGCACCTCAGGGCTCTGGACCAAAGATGCTGCGGGGAACTCTGAGAAGATCTATGTCTTTGACGGCACTGCCAATGACACTGTGTACGTCTTCCCCCGCATGCGGGAGTTCACCCTCTTCTCCGCCACCCGCAAGGCTGCCCGCATCAAGCTTCCCTACCCCTGGGTGGGCACCGGGCACCTTGTCTATGATGGGCACCTCTACTACATCCGCCAGCAGGGCCCCTTCCAGGTGATCAAGTTCAACCTGGCCAACAAGACAGTCGTGGACAGCTCGGTGTTCCCAGCCGAGGAGCAGATCCCTGTCTTTGGGCTCTCCCCCTTCACCTACATCGAGGTGGCGGCGGATGAGGAGGGGCTCTGGGCCATCTACGCCACCAAGGAGGACGAGAAGAACATATGCCTGGCCAAGCTGGACCCCACCTCGCTGGACATCGAACAGATGTGGGACACACCGTGCCCACGGGAGAACGCTGAGGGTGCCTTTGTGGTGTGTGGGGCACTGCATGTGGTCTACAACACTCGCCTGCCCAGCCGCTCCCGTGTGCAGTGTGTCTTTGATGTCAGTGGCACGCTGTCCCCCGAGGACGCCTCCCTCGTCTACTTCCCCAAGCGCTATGGCTCCCACTCCAGCATGAAGTACAGTCCCCGGGAGAGGCAGATCTATGCCTGGGATGACGGCTACCAGATCATCTACCGCATGGAGATGAAGAAGAAGCTGGAGGTCTGA